A genomic segment from Chloroflexota bacterium encodes:
- a CDS encoding DUF4433 domain-containing protein, producing the protein MENLPSILQSGVLSHTRATNLEHASMADPVVQQIRAGVVVAGGRRLHQYANLYINARNPMMYALSMGPNSTQLCVLRISPDVLDLPGVVVTDQNAASGHARFSPPSAGLPLLDRDYVFARYWTHPEDQIAEWRHKAAMCAEVLVPDVVPAQHILGIYVPTQDGAQAVASVAPDIPIEVKSDLFFR; encoded by the coding sequence GTGGAGAATCTGCCCAGCATCCTTCAAAGCGGGGTTCTCTCCCATACCCGGGCTACGAACCTCGAGCACGCATCTATGGCAGATCCAGTTGTGCAGCAAATCCGGGCGGGGGTGGTTGTGGCCGGCGGCCGACGATTGCACCAGTACGCCAATCTCTACATCAACGCTCGGAACCCCATGATGTATGCGCTGAGCATGGGGCCGAACAGCACCCAGCTGTGCGTGCTCCGGATCTCGCCGGACGTGCTGGATTTGCCGGGGGTGGTGGTCACTGACCAAAACGCGGCGAGCGGCCATGCTCGGTTTAGCCCGCCGAGTGCTGGCCTGCCACTGTTAGATCGCGATTACGTTTTCGCCCGCTACTGGACCCATCCCGAAGACCAGATCGCTGAGTGGCGTCACAAAGCCGCCATGTGTGCCGAGGTTCTGGTTCCCGATGTTGTGCCTGCCCAACACATCCTGGGCATCTACGTCCCGACGCAGGATGGAGCGCAGGCGGTCGCATCAGTCGCGCCCGACATCCCGATCGAAGTGAAGAGTGATCTGTTCTTCAGATGA
- a CDS encoding macro domain-containing protein, translated as MITTRVGNILDSSAQTLVNTVNCVGVMGKGIALEFKKRFPEMFQDYVERCARREVRLGRPYLYRRRELPWVLNFATKDHWRAVSRLSDIVAGLEYLEQHYREWGITSLAVPPLGCGQGQLEWEVVGPTLFRHLSRLDIPVEVYAPYGTPDDQLQLSFLSDDGAHAMLQAPRIQPTWVALVAVVDRIEQEPYHWPIGRTMFQKIAYFASEAGVPTGLTHVRGSYGPFAPELKRVTSRLVNNGLIREEQRGRAFTIVPGPTFGDAQVAFQAQLAAWSGAIDRLTDLFLRMRTQQAEVAATVHFAARELAADGRKHSEMEVLRAAAEWKQRRRPPIQNTKFAEAIRSLNLIGWLELEPSEDLPLPFNERNVA; from the coding sequence ATGATAACAACTCGTGTGGGAAACATCCTCGACTCAAGCGCTCAGACGCTTGTCAACACGGTGAATTGCGTTGGAGTGATGGGCAAAGGCATCGCGCTGGAATTCAAGAAGCGCTTTCCAGAGATGTTCCAAGACTACGTGGAGCGCTGCGCCCGGCGCGAAGTTCGGCTGGGAAGGCCGTACCTGTATCGGCGCAGGGAATTGCCCTGGGTACTTAACTTCGCCACCAAGGACCACTGGCGCGCTGTGTCCCGCCTGAGCGACATCGTCGCTGGCCTGGAGTACCTGGAGCAGCACTACCGGGAGTGGGGCATTACGTCACTAGCGGTGCCCCCCCTTGGATGTGGGCAAGGGCAACTTGAGTGGGAAGTTGTTGGGCCAACACTGTTTCGCCACCTCAGCCGGCTGGACATACCGGTCGAGGTTTACGCACCGTATGGCACTCCAGACGATCAGCTCCAATTGAGCTTCCTGTCTGACGACGGCGCGCACGCTATGCTACAGGCTCCCAGGATTCAGCCCACATGGGTTGCGCTTGTCGCTGTGGTAGATCGAATTGAGCAGGAGCCGTATCACTGGCCCATTGGCCGAACTATGTTCCAAAAGATTGCTTACTTCGCGTCGGAAGCTGGGGTCCCGACTGGACTGACCCATGTGCGTGGCAGCTACGGCCCATTCGCGCCCGAGCTGAAGCGGGTGACTTCTCGGCTGGTTAACAACGGGCTGATAAGAGAGGAGCAGCGAGGCCGCGCTTTCACCATTGTCCCCGGCCCCACCTTCGGGGACGCGCAGGTGGCCTTCCAGGCTCAATTGGCCGCATGGAGCGGCGCGATCGACCGACTAACCGATCTTTTCCTACGAATGAGAACCCAGCAAGCTGAGGTCGCTGCCACAGTCCACTTTGCGGCGCGCGAGCTCGCGGCAGATGGACGCAAGCACTCGGAGATGGAGGTTTTAAGGGCTGCTGCCGAGTGGAAGCAGCGACGGAGACCACCCATCCAGAACACAAAGTTTGCCGAAGCGATCCGCAGCCTCAACCTGATTGGCTGGCTCGAGTTGGAGCCAAGCGAAGATTTGCCTTTGCCCTTCAACGAGCGGAATGTTGCCTGA
- the trxB gene encoding thioredoxin-disulfide reductase has product MNEELIDVVIVGGGPAGLTAGLYAARANLRAVLLEKLLPGGELLNTDLIEDYPGFVSTTGRELAEKMEEHARTFGLQIEQGTVQRITRGNDIFTTTTEEGPSYRSRTVIMAAGGVPKKLEVPGEELLAGRGVSYCAVCDGPLFRNKVVAVVGGGDSAFQEGIYLTRHASKVYLIHRRDEFRAQPILQEKARENEKIEFITSAVVDEIGGTQTVEWATIRNLKDGSQRRLPLDGVFVFIGFSPNSGLFEDHLDHDEQGFLITNERMETRVPGLYAAGDVRSQLARQITTAVGDATTAAIAAEHYIEDQVFRAERVRV; this is encoded by the coding sequence GTGAACGAAGAACTGATTGACGTCGTGATCGTCGGAGGCGGTCCGGCGGGCCTCACGGCCGGGCTGTACGCGGCGCGGGCAAACCTCCGGGCGGTGCTGCTGGAGAAGCTACTTCCCGGCGGCGAGCTGCTCAATACGGACCTCATCGAGGACTATCCGGGCTTCGTGTCGACCACGGGCCGGGAGCTCGCGGAGAAGATGGAGGAGCACGCACGGACATTCGGGCTCCAGATCGAGCAGGGGACCGTGCAGCGTATCACGCGCGGGAACGACATCTTTACGACGACGACCGAAGAAGGCCCATCGTATCGCTCGCGAACGGTGATCATGGCGGCCGGCGGCGTGCCGAAGAAGCTCGAGGTGCCGGGCGAGGAGCTGCTCGCCGGGCGTGGCGTCTCCTACTGTGCCGTGTGCGATGGGCCACTGTTCCGGAACAAGGTTGTCGCTGTCGTCGGCGGCGGCGATTCGGCGTTCCAAGAGGGGATTTATCTGACTCGGCACGCGTCGAAGGTGTACCTCATCCACCGGCGCGACGAGTTTCGAGCCCAGCCGATCCTGCAGGAAAAAGCCCGCGAAAACGAGAAGATCGAGTTCATCACGAGCGCGGTGGTCGACGAGATCGGCGGCACGCAGACCGTGGAGTGGGCGACCATCCGCAACCTCAAGGACGGGAGCCAGCGGCGCCTGCCCCTCGATGGCGTCTTCGTCTTCATCGGGTTCAGCCCAAATAGCGGGCTCTTCGAAGACCACCTGGACCACGACGAGCAAGGATTCCTGATCACCAACGAGCGGATGGAAACCCGCGTGCCGGGCCTCTACGCGGCCGGCGACGTCCGGTCACAGCTCGCTCGCCAGATCACGACGGCGGTGGGCGATGCGACGACCGCCGCGATCGCGGCCGAGCACTACATCGAGGACCAGGTGTTCCGGGCGGAACGTGTCCGAGTTTAG
- a CDS encoding Swt1 family HEPN domain-containing protein, whose amino-acid sequence MAMSNRDRVGRALELLQGGLEPYVRREMQAVFKQGWLEAAQQAIARSGSSANFDAQRGSGDVQALLVLMREQWREVFGKKLGQFERNLVHELLTTRNEWAHQKSFSPDDALRALDSVSRMLSAISAPEAAELDRLKQEQIRVQYEAQPRREARRAATLPLGGQPSGDLRPWREVITPHPDVASGRYRQAEFAADLGQVHRGEGLPEYAEPREFFQRTFLTQSLRQLLTDALRRLGGGSGGDPVVDLQTNFGGGKTHSMLALYHLFSGAPAGELPGVAPLLVEAGVERPPAAHRAVLVGTALSPSNPRRKPDGTVTRTLWGEMAWQLGGADGYGLVADADQKSVSPGSDALRDLFELFAPCLVLIDEWVAFVRQLEGVEGLPAGSFEANLTFAQALAEAARQAPQTLVVAAIPSSDVEVGGEAGKRALERISNIFRRLDAPWRPASTEEGFEIVRRRLFEPIADPSQSAQRDAVAKAFSQLYRKETGEFPAHCREAAYEQRIVQAYPIHPELFDRLFGDWSALDRFQRTRGVLRLMAAVIHALWERQDANLLILPGTIPIEEAEIHNEFRQYLEEPWDPVIETDVDGPQSVALALDAENPNLGRYSSTRRVARTIFLGSAPKGPDSPNRGLEDRQIKLGAVQPGESPAIFGDALRRLTDRATHLYVDNQRYWFARQPSVTRLAQDRAEQLSRDAVLAEIRARVRAQRGQRGDFASVHPCPASPADVPDEQSARLVILDPDHPHVPRGAESPARAAATRILDSKGTGPRDHRNMLVFLAPDRARLAELETAVRQYLAWKSIDDQREELNLDVFQAGQAASKRQQADETVDTRLPETYSLVLVPEQQAGESEVTWQETGLKGGEALAVRASRKLKAGSLLFTEYGSALLRMELDRVPLWQGDHVGIRQLWDYFTKYLYLPRLKDEQVLLQCIADGAASLTPETDGFAYAEAWDEAHGRYAGLRLGRVGSVLMDGRSLIVKTEAARRQLDAEETATPPTPGGASGRYPPGKENGAEGQIRDGEAAVAPPPAKVLRRFHGTVQLDATRLARDAGTVAEEVVQHLSGIVGSKVTITVEIEAEIPDGASDHVVRTVSENARTLKFTSFGFEET is encoded by the coding sequence ATGGCGATGAGTAACCGCGACCGGGTTGGGCGGGCGCTGGAGCTGCTTCAGGGCGGGCTCGAACCCTACGTCCGTCGCGAGATGCAGGCGGTCTTCAAGCAGGGGTGGCTGGAGGCAGCACAGCAGGCCATTGCCCGGAGCGGCTCGTCCGCGAACTTTGATGCGCAAAGGGGCAGCGGCGACGTGCAGGCCCTGCTCGTCCTCATGCGCGAGCAGTGGCGCGAGGTCTTCGGCAAGAAGCTCGGCCAATTCGAGCGCAACTTGGTTCACGAGCTGCTCACGACGCGCAACGAGTGGGCCCATCAGAAGTCGTTCAGCCCCGACGACGCGCTCAGGGCGCTCGACAGCGTGAGCCGCATGCTGAGCGCCATTTCAGCGCCGGAGGCGGCGGAGCTGGACCGGCTCAAGCAGGAACAGATCCGCGTGCAGTACGAGGCCCAGCCCCGGCGCGAGGCCCGGCGGGCCGCCACCCTCCCCCTCGGCGGGCAGCCCTCTGGCGACCTTCGCCCATGGCGCGAGGTCATCACGCCGCACCCCGACGTGGCCTCGGGCCGCTATCGGCAGGCGGAGTTCGCGGCGGACCTGGGCCAGGTGCACCGCGGCGAAGGGCTGCCGGAGTATGCCGAGCCGCGCGAGTTCTTCCAACGGACTTTCCTCACTCAGAGCTTGCGCCAGCTCCTCACCGACGCTCTCCGGCGCCTGGGCGGAGGTAGCGGCGGGGACCCGGTCGTGGACCTGCAGACCAACTTCGGTGGGGGTAAGACCCACTCGATGCTGGCTCTCTACCATCTCTTCTCGGGCGCGCCGGCGGGCGAGCTTCCCGGCGTCGCGCCCTTGCTGGTCGAGGCCGGGGTCGAGCGCCCGCCCGCCGCCCACCGCGCCGTCCTGGTAGGCACCGCCTTGTCCCCGTCCAATCCCAGACGGAAGCCCGATGGGACCGTTACCCGAACCCTGTGGGGCGAGATGGCGTGGCAGCTCGGCGGCGCGGACGGCTACGGGCTTGTCGCGGACGCCGACCAGAAGAGCGTCAGCCCCGGATCGGACGCGCTGCGCGATCTGTTCGAGCTGTTCGCGCCCTGCCTGGTCTTGATCGACGAGTGGGTGGCCTTCGTGCGCCAGCTCGAGGGGGTGGAGGGACTCCCGGCCGGTTCATTCGAGGCCAATCTCACCTTCGCTCAGGCGCTGGCCGAGGCGGCCCGCCAGGCGCCCCAAACTCTGGTCGTGGCCGCCATTCCCTCGTCCGACGTGGAGGTTGGCGGCGAGGCGGGCAAGCGGGCCCTGGAGCGAATCAGCAACATCTTCCGCCGACTGGACGCCCCGTGGCGCCCCGCGTCAACCGAGGAGGGGTTCGAGATCGTGCGGAGGAGACTCTTCGAGCCGATCGCCGATCCGAGCCAGAGTGCGCAGCGCGATGCCGTGGCAAAGGCGTTCTCCCAGCTGTATCGGAAGGAGACCGGCGAGTTTCCCGCCCACTGCCGCGAAGCCGCCTACGAGCAGCGCATCGTCCAGGCCTACCCGATCCATCCCGAGCTGTTCGACCGGCTGTTCGGCGATTGGTCGGCGCTCGACCGCTTCCAGCGAACCCGAGGGGTGCTGCGACTCATGGCGGCCGTGATCCATGCGCTCTGGGAGCGCCAGGACGCCAACCTCCTGATCCTTCCGGGGACCATACCGATCGAGGAGGCCGAGATCCACAACGAGTTCCGCCAGTACCTGGAAGAGCCGTGGGACCCGGTGATCGAGACCGACGTGGACGGGCCGCAATCGGTGGCCCTCGCGCTCGACGCCGAGAACCCGAACCTCGGTCGTTATTCCTCCACCCGCCGGGTGGCGCGGACGATCTTTCTGGGCTCGGCGCCAAAAGGGCCGGACTCGCCGAACCGCGGCCTCGAGGACCGGCAGATCAAGCTGGGAGCGGTGCAGCCCGGAGAGAGCCCGGCCATTTTCGGGGACGCTCTGCGGCGGCTCACCGACCGGGCCACCCATCTGTACGTGGACAATCAGCGCTACTGGTTTGCTCGTCAGCCCAGCGTGACCCGCCTTGCCCAGGATCGGGCCGAGCAACTCTCGCGCGATGCGGTGCTGGCGGAGATCCGCGCGCGGGTGCGCGCGCAACGCGGGCAGCGCGGCGATTTCGCGAGCGTGCACCCCTGTCCCGCGTCGCCAGCCGACGTACCCGATGAGCAGTCGGCCCGACTCGTGATCCTGGATCCGGACCATCCGCATGTGCCACGCGGGGCCGAAAGTCCAGCCCGGGCGGCGGCCACCCGGATCCTGGACTCCAAGGGGACCGGTCCCCGCGATCACCGGAACATGCTGGTGTTCCTCGCGCCCGATCGGGCTCGTTTGGCCGAGCTGGAGACGGCGGTGCGTCAGTACCTGGCCTGGAAGTCCATCGACGATCAGCGGGAGGAGTTAAATCTGGATGTCTTCCAGGCCGGCCAGGCGGCCAGCAAGCGCCAGCAGGCCGATGAGACGGTGGATACCCGCCTCCCAGAAACCTACAGTCTGGTTCTCGTTCCGGAACAGCAAGCGGGGGAGAGTGAGGTCACCTGGCAGGAGACCGGGCTTAAGGGGGGCGAGGCGCTCGCCGTTCGGGCGAGCCGCAAGCTCAAGGCCGGCAGCCTGCTGTTCACCGAATACGGATCGGCGCTGCTGCGCATGGAGCTGGATCGGGTGCCATTGTGGCAGGGCGATCACGTCGGTATCCGCCAGCTGTGGGACTACTTCACGAAGTACCTGTACCTCCCCAGGCTGAAGGACGAGCAGGTGCTCTTGCAGTGCATCGCCGACGGCGCCGCATCGCTGACTCCCGAGACCGATGGCTTCGCCTATGCCGAGGCCTGGGACGAGGCCCATGGGCGCTACGCCGGCCTCCGCCTCGGGCGCGTCGGAAGCGTCCTCATGGACGGGCGCAGCCTGATTGTGAAGACCGAGGCCGCCCGCCGCCAGCTGGATGCCGAGGAGACTGCCACGCCCCCAACACCCGGAGGGGCCTCAGGAAGATACCCGCCGGGGAAGGAGAACGGCGCCGAGGGCCAGATCAGGGACGGCGAGGCGGCCGTCGCACCACCACCGGCCAAGGTGCTGAGGCGGTTTCACGGCACGGTGCAATTGGACGCCACCCGTCTCGCACGCGACGCCGGCACCGTGGCCGAGGAGGTGGTCCAGCACCTCAGTGGAATCGTCGGCTCGAAGGTCACCATCACCGTTGAAATCGAAGCCGAGATCCCCGACGGGGCCTCCGATCACGTCGTGCGGACCGTCAGCGAGAATGCGCGGACGCTGAAGTTCACAAGCTTCGGCTTCGAGGAAACGTAG
- a CDS encoding DUF1156 domain-containing protein: protein MKDAPYRKKLIEVALPLEAINRESAREKSIRHGHPSTLHLWWARRPLAACRAVLFASLVDDPSSHPEQFPTEEAQEAERQRLFRIIEQLVKWENTTNEQVLAAARAEIQKATDGNPPPVLDPFCGGGSIPLEAQRLGLEVHASDLNPVAVLITKALIEIPPRFAGQPPVNPEARRKIGHADGWRGAQGLAEDVRYYGKWMRDEAERRIGHLYPKVKLPPEQGGGEATVIAWLWARTVRCPNPACGAEMPLVRSFWLSTKKGKQAWVEPIFDRAAKTVRFEVRTGQGVARAGTVGRQGATCLVCGTSASLAYVRSEAQASRMRSTPLATVAETRRGRAFVATDSDHVAVARSAKPKWRPEELVTTPSHDVDRLPMYGMKTWGEAFTPRQLVALTTFCDLVGEARERARADALAAGLPDDGVPLNDGGAGAAAYADAVATYLAFALDRSADRGSTICTWDSSPKMEALRATFARQAIPMTWDFAEGNPFSESSGNWVNNVEWTATCLGRSPCRVLASVRQSDAGRTVDAPLSRLACTDPPYYDNIGYADLADYFYVWLRRSVGALYPDLFGTLLTPKAEELVASPYRFVGNRDQAAEFFEQGLTATFQRMRDAQHPDYPLTAFYAFKQAESEDDSGRNGGATVSSTGWETMLEGLMKAGLVITGTWPVRSELATRNVGRGTNALASSIVLVCRPRPDSAPVTNRREFLAELKRELPPALRMLQREGIAPVDLAQAAIGPGMAVFSRYHRVLEADGSAMPVRTALALINEALDAVLAEQEGEFDAETRWAVAWFEQFGANEGAFGVAETLSKAKNTALNALVEAGIVQARQGRVRLLRRDELPADWDPIRDRRVTIWEVTQHLIRRLEDGGEQAAARLLAQVGGLGEAARDLAYRLYVAADRKKWAQEALGYNSLVVAWPEVRRLAGASGRPEQGELL, encoded by the coding sequence GTGAAAGACGCTCCGTATCGCAAAAAGCTCATCGAGGTGGCCCTGCCCCTGGAGGCGATCAACCGCGAGTCGGCCCGCGAGAAGTCGATCCGACATGGGCACCCCTCGACGCTGCACTTGTGGTGGGCGCGCCGGCCGCTGGCCGCCTGTCGAGCGGTGCTGTTCGCCTCGCTCGTGGATGACCCCTCCAGCCATCCGGAGCAGTTCCCCACCGAAGAGGCTCAGGAGGCGGAGCGCCAGCGGCTCTTCCGCATCATCGAGCAGCTGGTGAAGTGGGAGAACACCACCAACGAGCAGGTGCTCGCCGCGGCCCGGGCCGAGATCCAGAAGGCGACCGACGGAAACCCACCGCCGGTGCTGGATCCCTTCTGCGGCGGCGGATCGATCCCGCTGGAGGCGCAGCGCCTGGGGCTGGAAGTGCACGCCAGCGACCTCAACCCGGTCGCGGTGCTCATCACGAAGGCGCTGATCGAGATCCCGCCCCGCTTCGCGGGCCAGCCGCCGGTGAACCCGGAGGCAAGGCGCAAGATCGGCCACGCCGACGGCTGGCGGGGCGCGCAGGGATTGGCGGAGGACGTGCGCTACTACGGGAAATGGATGCGCGATGAGGCCGAGCGGCGTATTGGTCACCTCTACCCGAAGGTGAAGCTGCCGCCGGAGCAGGGCGGCGGCGAGGCGACGGTGATCGCCTGGCTCTGGGCGCGCACCGTGCGCTGCCCCAACCCGGCGTGCGGCGCCGAGATGCCGCTGGTGCGCTCCTTCTGGCTCTCGACCAAGAAGGGGAAGCAGGCCTGGGTAGAACCCATCTTCGACAGGGCAGCGAAAACGGTCCGATTCGAGGTTCGGACGGGGCAGGGGGTCGCACGGGCGGGAACGGTTGGGCGCCAGGGTGCGACGTGCTTGGTATGCGGCACGTCTGCCTCCCTGGCATACGTTCGGTCAGAGGCGCAGGCTAGCCGCATGAGATCCACGCCCCTGGCAACGGTTGCCGAGACGAGACGCGGGCGGGCTTTCGTCGCAACTGACAGCGACCACGTTGCAGTGGCCCGCAGTGCGAAGCCAAAGTGGAGGCCCGAAGAACTTGTGACGACGCCGAGTCACGATGTGGACCGGTTGCCCATGTACGGGATGAAGACGTGGGGCGAGGCGTTCACCCCCCGCCAGCTCGTGGCCCTCACCACGTTCTGCGATCTGGTGGGGGAGGCGCGCGAGCGAGCGCGCGCGGACGCCCTCGCGGCGGGCCTGCCCGACGATGGCGTGCCCCTAAACGACGGCGGCGCGGGCGCGGCCGCCTACGCAGATGCGGTGGCGACGTATCTGGCGTTTGCCCTGGACCGCAGCGCGGATCGCGGTTCCACAATATGCACTTGGGACAGCAGCCCGAAGATGGAAGCGCTCAGGGCGACATTCGCCCGCCAAGCCATCCCTATGACGTGGGACTTTGCCGAAGGCAATCCGTTCAGCGAGTCCTCAGGTAACTGGGTAAACAATGTCGAATGGACGGCGACGTGCCTCGGGCGATCACCTTGTCGCGTGCTGGCGAGCGTCCGGCAATCGGACGCCGGGCGGACTGTGGATGCACCGCTAAGCCGCCTGGCGTGCACCGATCCCCCCTACTACGACAACATCGGCTACGCGGATCTAGCAGACTATTTTTATGTCTGGCTTCGACGGTCAGTCGGCGCCCTCTACCCTGACTTATTTGGCACCTTGCTGACCCCCAAAGCCGAGGAACTGGTGGCCAGCCCATACCGCTTCGTGGGCAACCGGGACCAGGCGGCGGAATTCTTCGAGCAGGGGCTCACCGCCACCTTCCAACGCATGCGCGATGCGCAGCATCCCGACTACCCGCTGACCGCGTTCTATGCCTTCAAACAGGCCGAAAGCGAAGATGACAGCGGTCGTAACGGCGGAGCCACGGTCTCCTCAACGGGCTGGGAAACCATGCTCGAAGGCCTGATGAAGGCCGGCTTGGTGATCACAGGGACCTGGCCCGTCCGCTCAGAGCTCGCTACCCGCAACGTGGGGCGTGGTACAAACGCACTCGCCTCATCCATCGTCCTGGTCTGCCGGCCCAGGCCCGACTCGGCCCCGGTCACGAATCGCCGCGAGTTCCTGGCCGAGCTGAAGCGGGAGCTCCCTCCGGCGCTGAGGATGTTGCAACGGGAGGGAATCGCGCCCGTGGACCTGGCCCAGGCCGCCATCGGGCCGGGCATGGCCGTATTCTCGAGGTACCACCGGGTGCTGGAGGCCGACGGCTCGGCCATGCCCGTCCGCACGGCGCTGGCGCTCATCAACGAGGCCCTCGACGCGGTGCTCGCGGAGCAGGAGGGTGAGTTCGACGCCGAGACGCGGTGGGCGGTGGCCTGGTTCGAGCAGTTCGGTGCCAACGAGGGGGCCTTCGGCGTGGCGGAGACGCTCTCCAAGGCCAAGAACACCGCCCTGAACGCCCTGGTCGAGGCTGGCATCGTTCAGGCGCGCCAGGGCCGGGTGCGGCTGTTGCGGCGCGACGAGCTGCCGGCCGACTGGGATCCAATAAGGGATCGGCGGGTGACCATCTGGGAAGTCACCCAGCACCTAATCCGCCGGCTGGAGGACGGGGGCGAGCAGGCCGCGGCCCGCCTGCTCGCCCAGGTGGGCGGCCTGGGCGAGGCTGCGCGCGACCTGGCCTATCGCCTCTACGTGGCCGCCGATCGCAAGAAGTGGGCCCAGGAGGCGCTCGGCTACAACAGCTTGGTGGTGGCGTGGCCGGAGGTCCGCCGCCTGGCGGGAGCCAGTGGCCGGCCGGAGCAGGGCGAGCTGCTGTGA